The Eptesicus fuscus isolate TK198812 chromosome 20, DD_ASM_mEF_20220401, whole genome shotgun sequence genome contains the following window.
GCTGGTTCAGCTCCTCGGTCTGGGAAACGAGAGGGCCCAGCGCGGTCAGACCAAGGGAAGCTACTGTCAAGGGTAACCTCAGCCCAGGAGCTGGCGATCCtgggctgcccccagccccacctgcgtGTTGAACCAGGCCTCCACGTCTCTGCGGTTATTCTCCACCAGGGCCTCATACTGGCATCTCATGTCATCCAGGATCTTGTTGAGATCCACTGGGGGCGCGGCGTCCACCTCCACATTCAGTCGGTCCCCGAGTTGGCTACGGAGTGCGTTGACTTCCTGCAGAGAGCCGGCAAGATGCCATAAGGTGATGAAAAGGATGCTGGATGCAGGGGGTGGGATTCAACTGAGCTGCATTCCAACCTTCCTCCCTCGGTGGCCAGCTGTGTGACATGAAACAGGAtcctgaacctctctgagcccccgtCTCCTCCTGGACTTGGAGCTACTTCCTCAGAGGGCTTGGGAGAGTAAGGTGAGATGGTGCAAGTACCAGGCAAATAGGCCTGTTAGCAGGCATTGCATTCCAAATGGAGCTTTAGTGTTATGGGCAGGAGTGTGGGATCtgggtgaccttaggcaagtgacttaacctctttgtgtctcagtgttctcatctgtagaatggagcTTATAATAGCATATCCCTCCTGGGATTACGGTGAGGATGAAGTGAAATGCAAAGTTCCTGGTACACAGTAAGCCATGAACAAATGCCAGCTGGAGTTCCTGTGGTGGTTGCCACAATTGTTATGCCTAAGACTCCCCGCTGGGCACCAGCCTCACCTCCTCGTGGTTCTTCTTGAGGCAGAGCAGCTCCTCCTTCAGGGACTCCACCTGGGCCTCCAGGTCGGCCTTGCACAGGGTCAGCTCATCCAGGATCCTGCGCAGGCCGTTCATGTCTGACTCCACCAGCTGCCGCAGGCCCAGCTCTGTCTCGTACCTGCACACACAGAACCCTGCCAAGTCTGCGGCGgaggagccaggcccagggagggcccCTGGCTGCTGTCTGGCTGCAGTGGCTGAGTTGGGGTCGGCAGCACAGGGATCCTTTCCCCTGACCCAGAAGGGATCCGGAGCCAATGCTGCGTTTTCCTCGTACAGTCTCATctggcctcacccccacctccccggctccccagggcaggggagcagcACAGAATCCTCCCGGGCCAGGCCCACTCACTTGGTCCGAAAGTCGTCAGCAGCCAGCTTGGCGTTGTCAATCTGCAGGAGCAGCCTGGTGTTCTCGGCCTTGGTCAGCAGGATCTGGGGAACAAGGGGCACCCCGTGAGCTGGAGAAGGCCAAGCAGGGTGGGTAGCTCGGCTCACAGAGGCCAGGCCTCTAAGTGCTACCAGCGCCTTCAGCATCTCCAgctctgagccctgagccctgagccctgagccctgagcccaggtCTGAAGGGAGCGTCAGTCCTAGGAGGGATGTCAGTGGCCGTCAGTCCTGGCATCGGCAGCCCCCAGAGAGGCACAATGGGAAACACCAGGGGGCGTGGAGAGAGCCAGGCTGAGCTGGAGCCAGGCCGAGCACTGGcaggctgtgtgatcttgagcaaggtGCTGACCGGGCACTCCACCCGTTCAActtcaacttcctcatctgttCAATGGGCCCAGTAAAGCCCATCTCTCCCAGATGAGGAACCAGTAAGCCACAGAGAggaatgtgccaggcacagtggctGTGCCCAGTAGGGGCTTGGTGCATGGTGTTGCCCTTCCTATCGCTGAGACAGTGAGGGGCGGGGAGGAATGGCTGGCCACAGGTTATAAGCAACAGAGAGATCTGGGCCCTCCAGGAAACCAAGACCCCGAGGAGAAAAGCTTGCCTTGATGGGAGAATTCCCTAAGAGCTACAGTTCCACCCGTAGCCCCTTGGTGTGAGACAGACCCCCTCCAGGGACGGGGCTTCCGGGCTGGAGAGGGGCCAGGCCCCGGTTACCTTCTGCTGGAGCTCCTCGATGATCTTGAAGTAGGACTGGTAGTCGGGGCAGATGTACGGGATCTGACACTCGCACCACTCCCGGATCTTGGCCTCCAGCTCCGCGTTCTCCCGCTCCAGCTGCCGCACCTTCTCCAGGTAGCTGGCCAGGCGGTCGTTCAGGAACTGCATGGTCTCCTTCTCGCTGCCATTGAAGGCGCCCTCGCAGAGCCAGACCCCGCTGCCAGCAAAGCCAGAGGGGTAGCACCCGGAGGACAGACAGGAGCCCGGCAAGCAGCTCCCCAGGCCCGAGAGGCCCAGCCGGCAGGAGGAGGCCGAGCCCGCAGCACCGGCGAGGCTGGAGACCCTGCAGGAGCCCATGGAGCGGACGGGGGACACCCGAGAGAGCCCGCCCGCTGGGCCACAGAGGACCTTGACGGACCCAGAAGAGAAGATCGGGGAGCAGGTGGCCATGATGCTAGCAGAGGCAGGTGCAGCAGTGCAGGGAGCCGGGGTTCTGGGTTCTCCCGGCCTCTCTGGGGCGGTTATATACCCTCTTTGTGGGGTGTTGGCGTGTTACTCTTGGGAAAGCCTAGTCCTATTCCGGAAAGCTAATCGCATTAGAACGTGACTTTTTGCTACCCATCCAGAATTCCCtgccttgtaaaaaaaaattgttcaattCGGTTGGCTAAGTCAGGACTCTCAGCTGTTGTCACTTCGGAGcagaatatgcattttattgcCTCTTCAAAGACTTTGCACCAGATCCCATTAACCGGGAGTGGCCTCGCGGGTGGCATTTGGTCGCTGCCCTGTCTGCGTGCCTTCCCCTGAGGAGCCCAGTCTGTCCATCTGTCACCATCACTCATGACCCCACGCCTCCTCGcccctgacctgggcctgggccaccgGGATGGTGGAAAAGGagcaaagaaaactaaaattcatGGAGCGTCTATTATGTGCCTCACCGCCTCACCAGAGTCCTGGGAAGTGGCCAAAATTGTCTCCATTTTGccaatgtggaaactgaggctcagaatggttagaaaataaataaataaaaacccgcTCAAGGTAAACAGGCTGTGAGGAAAGAGCCTGGATCTGACACCAGGGCTCTCAGACCCCAACTCCCACGCCCTCGTCCCCCACACAACCAAGGTCAAGTGCCACCACCTGGAATTTAGGGACAGGaggcccaggttcaaatcctagctctgctgatcATCTGCTGAGCACGTCACCCCCTCTCTGGCCTCCTCAGTGCCTTCGTCACAGCAGGCGCGATCACCGGCCTCAATCAAAAGTCAGAAGGGAACGTGTTTTGAAAACCATCGGGCGCCGTAGAGATGTTGGTTAAGCTAGGAGAACTGTCTTTGGTGGCCGTTGATGGCTGTGGCCTGCAAAGGATCATGGGAGTGAGCCTGCAAACGGAGCTGCTTTGGAGGGTAGTTCCCTTTGTGGCCTCCAGGTCTCTACACTGAGGAGGGGAGACTCAAGACCCCAAGGTGGCCGGCGCTGCCCCCCAGTCCCTGAACTGGGTCCAGAGATGGCCGATGCTGACTCTCTGGACAGGGAAGGAATAAGAGGAGCAAAGTGCTGCCGGGTAGGTAAGCGAGCCGGGGGAGAGGCTGAGGATGAGGGAGCGACGGTAAACGCGGCCCCTGCCTCACCACGCGGGCTTTCCCACGCAGGCCTGCTGTGCAAGGCTGGCATTTATGGGAGCGTTTATGTGCTTCTGGGGCTGTAATTTACCAGCCTCTTAAAACGCTTTACAAGCTTCTCTCTGGAATTACTCAGGAGGGTTGGCTGTGGTGCACAGCACCTCGCCCAGTGCAGTGGGCATCCTGTCGAGGTGCCCCATTTTGCACCTGGGGGGCTCCTTCCAGGACTGAGAGCGGGCGGCTGGCCTCCagagccccggctgcctcagccacggttcctcccagctgcccatctcccctgctctgccccagggcctAGGACGGGGCGTCTCGGGCTTTCTCAGCCTCAGCCCTGTTGACATCTCGGGCTCCATAGTTCTCTGTCGTGGGGGGCTCCCTGTGCACTGTAAAatgttagcagcatccctggcatCCACGGACATGGCCCAGGAGCAGTCCCCTCCCCTCGCTGTGACAACCGAACATGTCACTAGACATGGCCAATGTCCCTGCGGGAGGCACAACCGCCCTCGGTTGAGACCCACTGGACTATCGGGACCGGAACTGGGCTCTGTCCAGACCTCCTATAAGCACTGCCTTTGTTTCCTAGGACGACTGGGGCGGAGTCCGGTGGGCTCTGGGGCCTCTCAGGCAAGTCCTCAGGGCATCCGTGCCTCGATGTCCCACATTTGCGACACGGGCTCATCCCGCGGGCAGCCCTTGCCAAGCCCCCGGCGCGGCTCTTCTCTGCTGGGGTCTCCGGCTGAAGCGGATGCTCTCATTTTTTTGTGAAATCCAGACCTGAAGCTGATTCTAGGTCTCTCTCGGGCAACTGAGGAAGCGGGGGTCTGCCACCCTGGCCGTCCCCCGCTCCGCAGTGCCGCAGGAGGGCCGTGGTGGGCCAGCGCCCCGCAGGGTCTCCAGGGCTGAGCAGAGCACGCACCCCTCCTGGAGCAGGTGACCAGCTGGCAGAGAAGGTCTCAGCCGCCCTCAGGCCCTGCCTTTCTCCAGGTTGGGGACTTCAAGGCCACCTCTCCGAGGCAAGTGCGGAGGGAGCCTCGTGGGAAGAATTCCTGTTTCCTGCGCCCAGAAGCCCGGATCCTCATGGGATGGCGGAGGCCCACGTGGAACAGATGCTGCACCTGTATCGGAGGAGAGAGCCCGCACTCACAGAGCCGCTCACCCCCAGGACCGCACCCGGGGaccgcccgccctccctctcctggccagccagccctggggAACACCCGCCTGCTCACTGTTTAGTAAACCAGGGCTGCCCGTGCATCGGGTTTTATATCCAAATCCGGGCCTGGGCTCAGCAAGAGCTCAGGCCAAGCTACTCAACCCGGCTGAGCCTCCACTTTCCCAAGAGGTGAATGGAGGTCCCAAAGCCACAGGATTGTGGGGACTGTATGGAAATGTGCTTGGTAAACAGGAACTCGTTTCACAGATTTATGAGATCAAAACTGTTCTTAGAGCCCATGCCGTCTGAGCCCCCAAATACGGTTTCCGGTACACAAaccgctcccccccccaccccccggtttCATGAAACACTGACTCGGAGGCCTGACTCAGCTGTGCCAGGAAACACAACTGCTCAAAGAGGGCTATGTCCAGGGCTAAAGGGACCCCATCAGCCACGACTCTCTGACCTTTATTCTAGAAGCTCCCACCcgcacctccaccccaccctcacttTGCAGGAGCAGTGCTGGTTTTAGGGCTACTGAGCTGACAGGGCGTTCTCTGCCCACATGGCCCCCGCttcaggggcgggggggaggggggagaaaacaGTCTGGCTTTTCCCAAGCCCATCGTGGAAAGCCACCAAGTTCAAAGCCAGCCACGGAGCTTGTGGCTCCTTCTTTGGTAAAAGGAAGTCTCCATCCATAAGTGAGTTTACATCGGAAGCCGAGGCTCTCCGTGGGCAAAGAGCCGAGAGATCAAGCCTCAGTCTCCTTCTGCCCAGCCCTGAACAGTCCCTCCAGTGCAgatggcagcaggcacagcccgTCACGGTGTGCCCCGGAGGAAATGGGTTCTCTGAGCAgggtcccctccctttccctgctgCTCTGGGCTGTGGTCAGAGCGTGCCAGCCACCACCACACCAGAGTGCCCCACCGGCATCAGAGGGACAGTGGGCCATGGAGCTGCCAAGTCCCCTGCAACGGGGCACCGAGGGGACCAAGATCATTCAGGAAGCCCGTGGCTGCCTCTCAGCGTCCTGCTGCCTGGGGTTTCATCCTCCTGGCTGTCACCTGCTGCCTGTTCCACCTTTGACGTCCACACACACAGATCCTGCAGAATTTCCCACCGTAACAGGCATCTAAGGAATGCTGGTCCCGTGTCTTAacccctttatttttaatttttttaatgcaagagagagagagaggagagatgagagaggatggggagagagagagagagagagagagagagagagagagagagagagagaaatgttgactggttgttccactcattcatgcattcattgggtgattcttgtatgtgccctgatccaggATAGAACTCATGACCTAGGCATATCAGGAGGATGCGCCAATCAAccgagctacctggtcagggcccatgtctTTACCTCTTTAGACCCTACCCAGCAGTCACCCAGAAATGGGGAGACCCACACCGAtctcatttacacacacacacacacacacacacacacacacacacactcaactgCTTCTTCCTTGTAACCAAGAATGTGTTCAAGTGACGAAGCACCCGCGACTCCGGCCCCTCCCAGGAAAGCAGGGTTACTCTCTGTTCTGTGCCAAATAACCACATCGAAAGCTTGGGCCAAAGCTCCTGCCAGCTGGTGGCAGGTCTAGTGCAGGCATGCAGTGGCAGGTACACAAAGCTGCAGGGAGCATTATGGGAGGAGAAATCTCCAATGAAGACATTTTAAGCCACCCCATTTAGCCATTTGTCCAGAGAACTGGAGAAAGGTCTCGCTTACTCAGTTTCGATGGCAGAAGACTCAGGGCAGTTCACAGACCAAGGATGGGGTCGTGGTATTTCGCAAATGTGCATGCAGGCGATGTTTGGGACATACTTGTACTAAACAATGTCTGTCATTCCGACTTAACTGGGCACCTGCATTTTTCCCAGCAGGCCTCGGTAAGGAAGCATCCCCGGCTGAGCGCCTGGGCCGATCAGGACACAGctgttccttccctcctcccctgtggCCTGTCCCGTGACTGGCTGGGCGTGGGGACAGGTGTATCTGACTTCCTTTGAAAAATCGTATCTTTCTGTTCTCTGTACCCTATTCGGAGTGGCTGCGTTTTTCCCTCACAGGCCCAGCGAGTACGACTCGGACCTACGGCGCTGTCCTCAGTGTCGTCCTGGCCCCCGCAGTGACAATCCACCCCATGGCAGCTGCCTTGAGCAGGGTGACTCAGACCTTCCTCGGCAAGATCTGGCAAGTCCCTCTCTGCTCCGTTTCTCActcccccagcctgtgccccgaacctctgcccacccctgctgtcgCCAGGCCTCACCAAGCTCGGGACAGGGCAGACACACACTGGGTGAGCCAGGAGGGCTTTCCACACTCCCTCTACAGAGCCCGGAGCCCAGAGCCTGCTGagctggccagggccctgagcaGGGGTTTCTCCCATGGCCCTAGGGTCTGCGGGGCTCCCGGGTACCACATGCGGCTCTGTGCATGGTCCTGAGTCCCCCCTGGGCCTTGGGGCCTCAAAACTCCCCCTTTGCCCGGCCAGAATTGCCCTGGAACTCTCATCTCCCCCAAAATACAAAGGTATCCCCCCGCCCCTGAATATGGTTTTGGCAATTGCCTGGGATTTCGGGGTTCTGCTCCAAACTGCTCTTGCCATGGGGGAGGCCTAGACAGCCGCCCTGACCCCAGTCTTAAGCCATACCTCCTGGTTTTCTCACGCCAGGCTCGGCCTTCTCGCCCGTAGGCCAGCTCTTCCTGCACGGCTCTGCTGGCTGACAGCTCCCATCTGGAAGTCCAGGGCCTCCTGCTCAGATCCACTccgtccccactccccccacccagctTTTATGGACAATCCCAGCGCTGCCACTGCTCTCCCTGTGTGCTTAGAGAACGTGTGGTTTGTGGGAGACCCACAGCCTGGGGAAAGAAGCTGGTACCTCGGTCTCCCGCGTCCCCTGGATGCAGGTACCACTTAACTGAACCACAAAGCAGGTTTCCCCGTTTGGTTGGGTTCCACCAGCTGCGTTTACAGGGGCTGGTGCGCAGTGGGTCTCAGGGTGTCTGCCAGTCGGACTGTGGGCTCTGGGTTGTAATTAACCACAGTTTATACTGTGGAGTCTACTTTCAACCTGGTCTGAGAGCCTGGGATGAAAGAAGCCGCGGGGTTATTACGGCTGTCTGTGAAAATGGGCCAGAAGAGTGAATGCCAGCCGTCGGCCAACTCCCCAAATCTCCACCCCCAAGAGCAGCACCCACCCAGCCATCACCCACCCACCTGATGCCCCCCAAACTCTGTAGCACCCTGAGGAGCTGCTTCAAGGGAAGCAATGCACACAGCCTGCCCACTCCAGGCCCCGAAAGCTCAGGAACATCGTCCACcaggggccacgcccccaggagCCCCTGAGACGCACGGACCCAGGCAGGGCGGGCAGAGGCCCCCGCAGGGAGGCTGGCACAGTGCCATGGGCCACAGCCCTCCTGGGAtgcccctttcctctcttccccaggCTCCCCTCGGGTGTGTGTGAGTGCGGACACTCCTGTTGTATGTTCCTGCAAGGGATTCCAAACTAGAGGGGACAGTGACAGAGGGGAAAGGGATAATGTGCCCAGCACTCTGTACAGGGAtcctttcattatttcatttcgTCTTTACAACAATACATGAGTTGGCACCATTGTGCCCATTGTACAGATCTGAAGGCTGAGATTCCCCTTGCCAGGAAGACCTGGGCACCCTTATCTCCCACCCTAGGTCTTCTGTGGACCCTCAAGGCTGTCACCCAAAACAGAGGGATAAAAGGCACCCAGGGGGGGTCCCAAGGCTGCTGCTCTGTCCTCAGCCATGCCCTGCTCGCCCCCGTGCCCAGCTGCCCAACATGAGGCCATGTTGGAACCAGGCCAGGGGAGGACCAGGTCTAGAGCCCCGTCCCTCACTCTGTGTCCCAGCAGGTGGCCTCAGAGGCACTGACCTGCTTTCTGGAGTGAGCCTGCCCCCTGCAGGACCCAGGCAGGACACGCAACCCCAAGGGGAGTGCGCAGGCCTCATGCATCTGGGAGGAGCCTTGGGGAGAGGGAGGCGACTTTTGCTGAGAAGGAGGGTGACAGAGCAGCCAGGAGTCACAGGCAGCACAGCAACCAACCACTGTGTGCAGCACCTGCCCTATGGAGGCGCTCTGCTCTGGAGCTCCAGGACACTGGGAATGAGGCCATGAGGATGCTCTGTGGTTGATGTCTTTGTCCCCTGAGCACTCATTTCTCCCCCTAGCTTCCCAGAGCTGAACGCTTGGCACTGACAAAGGACCAGCCACGGTCTTGGAAAGCACGTTGGGACATGGACCCCGGCTCTTAGGCTGGGCAGGCCACTCAAccagcctgagcctcagccttCAGATCTGTACAATGGGCACAACGGTGCCAACTCATGGATCGTTGTAgagatgaaataaagaatgaaaggAGCCCTGTGCAGAGTGCGTGCTGGGCACATTATCCCTTTCCCCTGTGTTATAGCCCCCTCTAGTCTGGAATCTCTTGCATGAACATACAACATGAGTGTTCTCACTCGCTAACAGTCATAGaccagaggaaaaagagaagcGCGCCCACGCCGGGGTCCAGGAGACCAGTCCCCGTGAAAGGAGTGGGCTGAGCAAGAGGAGGCTGCGAGTCCGAGCTGGGACATCcagagaggcagtgaggggtgggggcagggggcagggggaagctGGGAAGAAAGGCAGCACATGGGTCACTCACTGAGGCCTGTGGCTGCTTCACTGAGTGGTTGGGAACGGCAGGACCGTGGGGCAGGCTGAGGGGGCACTGCAGGTCGGGATGCCCATCATGtctgcagggagcagggaggcagcaggctggggctggggtaaTGATCCTGGGCCTCCTTCTCCCCAAAGCAGCCCTGCAGTGGCCGCTCGCAGCCTGCCCAGCACCCTCCATACCTCTCATCCACTTCTCCCCGTTAACTGGCTCATCAGGACCCCGTT
Protein-coding sequences here:
- the KRT36 gene encoding keratin, type I cuticular Ha6 translates to MATCSPIFSSGSVKVLCGPAGGLSRVSPVRSMGSCRVSSLAGAAGSASSCRLGLSGLGSCLPGSCLSSGCYPSGFAGSGVWLCEGAFNGSEKETMQFLNDRLASYLEKVRQLERENAELEAKIREWCECQIPYICPDYQSYFKIIEELQQKILLTKAENTRLLLQIDNAKLAADDFRTKYETELGLRQLVESDMNGLRRILDELTLCKADLEAQVESLKEELLCLKKNHEEEVNALRSQLGDRLNVEVDAAPPVDLNKILDDMRCQYEALVENNRRDVEAWFNTQTEELNQQVVSSSEQLQCCQTEIIELRRTVNALEIELQAQHSMRNSLECTLEETEARYSSQLAQMQCLIGNVEAQLAEIRCDLERQNQEYQVLLDVKARLESEIATYRRLLEGEDCKLPPHPCATECKPAGRAPYVSGMSCAPAPQGST